One Deltaproteobacteria bacterium genomic region harbors:
- a CDS encoding GDP-mannose 4,6-dehydratase, whose amino-acid sequence ITGGAGFIGSHLAEAHLANGDDVYIIDDLSTGSLDNIKHLQDDSRFEKSLFVNINTILHHDIMLELVGTCDLVYHMAAAVGVRYILEKPLESIQTNIQGTEKVLELCNKFKKKVLIASTSEVYGKHMHAPLVETDNIIYGPSSKFRWSYAAAKLMDEFSALAYHRTHGLEVIISRLFNTVGPRQTGTYGMVIPRFVSQALKNEPLTVYGDGKQTRTFTYVKDVTKAFLSLMQRQEAVGEVFNVGGVEEISMLDLAEKIIAKSGSRSEIKLIPYEDAFEKDFEDMQRRVPGLEKIKNLLGFGPETDLDTILDIVIEHARKTLPTS is encoded by the coding sequence ATTACCGGCGGCGCCGGTTTCATCGGATCCCATCTGGCGGAAGCGCATCTTGCAAACGGTGACGACGTTTACATCATCGACGACCTGTCCACGGGATCCCTGGACAATATCAAACACCTCCAGGACGACTCGAGATTCGAAAAATCCCTGTTCGTGAACATCAACACGATTTTGCACCACGACATCATGCTCGAGCTGGTGGGAACCTGCGACCTGGTCTATCACATGGCCGCCGCCGTGGGCGTGCGCTACATTCTCGAAAAGCCCCTGGAATCGATCCAAACCAACATACAGGGCACGGAAAAGGTGTTGGAGCTGTGCAACAAATTCAAAAAAAAGGTCCTGATCGCCTCCACGTCCGAAGTGTACGGCAAACACATGCACGCCCCCCTGGTGGAAACCGACAACATCATCTACGGCCCTTCCAGCAAGTTCCGCTGGTCCTATGCCGCGGCCAAACTGATGGACGAGTTTTCGGCGCTGGCATACCACCGCACCCACGGCCTGGAGGTGATCATCTCTCGTCTGTTCAACACCGTTGGCCCGCGCCAGACCGGCACCTACGGCATGGTGATCCCCAGGTTCGTTTCCCAGGCCCTTAAAAACGAGCCCTTGACCGTCTATGGCGATGGAAAGCAGACGCGAACCTTCACCTATGTAAAAGACGTCACCAAGGCCTTCCTGTCCCTCATGCAGCGCCAGGAAGCCGTGGGAGAGGTCTTCAACGTGGGCGGGGTGGAGGAAATTTCCATGCTGGATCTGGCTGAAAAAATCATCGCCAAGTCCGGTTCGCGGTCCGAAATCAAGCTGATCCCCTATGAGGACGCCTTTGAAAAGGATTTCGAGGATATGCAGAGGCGGGTTCCCGGACTTGAAAAAATAAAGAACCTGCTTGGCTTCGGGCCTGAAACCGATCTGGATACGATTCTGGACATCGTGATCGAGCATGCCAGGAAGACCCTGCCGACGAGCTGA